From the genome of Daphnia pulex isolate KAP4 chromosome 12, ASM2113471v1:
AAGGCTCTTTGACGCGACAGTTTATTTTTAGGCTTCGATGTCAGTGAACCGTTGGCATCTAACGAACGCATTACATTCGTCTATCTTTAAACTTGGAGATGTAAAAACCTGTGGGCAAAGGTTGTCAAAGACAAACAAACTCCTTTTCCCCCGTAATAAGTGACACACGGTTGTGGCCTTGAGTTTTACGTAAGGCGTCTGACGTCTATCATGCCCTTGTGAGAAGTAGAATGAAAGGAGGAATATATTGTCCACTTCCTAGTAGCGTAGTAGAAATTACGCCTATTGCAGCAGCGTATTGTGCGTAATTAATATTCCGCTTTtgtgttcttgtttttctctgaaatctttgaaatgatcaagaaaatgttgtagAGTCATGGGTCGAAGTATCAGAGCAACCCATCAGTCCAACTGCGGAGCGTCCGACTCATCTTCCGCATGGTCCTGATGATTATCTGAGATTGCTGCGAGAAGCCCAACGTGATAGTAATCAGTCCTCAGCTTTGGTCTCCTTGGCTTCCACCCGAAAAAATTCGCCGCACAGCTCGTAAgtagtaaaacaaaaaccaactgATGAATCCTAGCCGTTTGATTCCGCGTGTTTTGAATCGATCAATATTTTTACTGACTCATGCAATGCCAAAGACCCAAGTCGCCTCCAAATAGTCCCAACACTGAACCAGCCGGCGAAGGAGAAGAATTGAAGGGATTCTACATCAACTACTGCACCAAGGTATCATCACCCATTCTGAAATAATGGAattgtatttgttttcaaGTATTGCGTCTTTCGTTTAGGAAGGAACAAGTCTTGAAAATGACACCGACTGGGTTTGGGACTGGTCTAGTCGTCCTGAGCAACAAGCACCCAAGTGAGTCGATATTTCTTCCGGATATTGTTTTAAAGatttcataatatttttctttctgttgctGCTAGAGAGTGGAAGTTTATGCACCCGGAAGGACGTCTCCCGATAAAGAAGCCGTACGGTTACAGCATTCGTTTCGCTAAAGTTGGAGGCACAAGTGTTTTTTCCCGGCAAGTCTTATACACGATGGTAATCACAAACTTGGTGACACTTCTACTTGGCACTGGCATTGGGTAATTCATTAATTACAAGTGCAGATGACCTGAATActtaatgtttgttttttttccttatgtTGCGCAATTTCAGATTCTGGCTAAGTCGGCGTAGTAACGACGTTTTACTGAACCTGGACTAAAGCCACAGAGTCTCTACCAGTCTCTCCTTGGTAACGGATGCCCTGAAAGCGAAATGATATACATGTACAGCTGATGTCCATTTTAAGCTTAGATAAAGGCTTGGCTgtgaagaaacattttttctttaagcaTCTATAACTTTTTTCACTTACAAAATTTTCTCCACATTTGGTCTTTCTGGCACCCTTATGCCTATAATTGTCAATCGATCTAAgatttcttcgtttctttttttaaatattcgagAAAAAGCTTCCATTGATTTCTGGTTTTGTGTGCGGAATTATTGTAGAAGGGTCGGaagcaaaaaatttgtttgaaaaaaactggGTTTTTCGGATATCGCGTAAAACTAAGCAATCATCTTTTTCCGAGTGTCAACTGTTTCGTCCCTATTCACAGTTTATGTTAAACAATACAATTGCGTCATATTCATACATTGTcagttcaattatttcttgaaCTAAAGTAATCCATCGCAACAAACATTTAAAACGTCCACGGCATATTTATTCAATCATCGTCAAATTTTATATCGGAAAGCATGGCAAAATCAAATTGGGGAACCTCGAGGGGTGCGAGTGTGGGCAGTTCTGTCTCCAAGTCGCTCGATCCTTTTTCCGTTTCAGGCGAAATCGACTGAGATGATTGTGCAAACTCATCGATGGGTTCGATGGTTTCTAATTGTAAGTCTGTGGTTGTATCTGATTCGCGGCTA
Proteins encoded in this window:
- the LOC124209551 gene encoding BCL2/adenovirus E1B 19 kDa protein-interacting protein 3-like isoform X1; its protein translation is MASLRLLAEDGPVLGENVVESWVEVSEQPISPTAERPTHLPHGPDDYLRLLREAQRDSNQSSALVSLASTRKNSPHSSPKSPPNSPNTEPAGEGEELKGFYINYCTKEGTSLENDTDWVWDWSSRPEQQAPKEWKFMHPEGRLPIKKPYGYSIRFAKVGGTSVFSRQVLYTMVITNLVTLLLGTGIGFWLSRRSNDVLLNLD
- the LOC124209551 gene encoding BCL2/adenovirus E1B 19 kDa protein-interacting protein 3-like isoform X2, producing MASLRLLAEDGPVLGESWVEVSEQPISPTAERPTHLPHGPDDYLRLLREAQRDSNQSSALVSLASTRKNSPHSSPKSPPNSPNTEPAGEGEELKGFYINYCTKEGTSLENDTDWVWDWSSRPEQQAPKEWKFMHPEGRLPIKKPYGYSIRFAKVGGTSVFSRQVLYTMVITNLVTLLLGTGIGFWLSRRSNDVLLNLD